ACATGGTCTCCAGCATGTCGGCAACCAGCGCCTTGATGCGCGCGTCCACGCCCTGCACGGGCTTGGCCACCGTGTGCAGGCGCTTGTCCGGGTAACTCAGAATGATTCGTTTGGCCATGAAAAAGGGGAAAAGTTGTGGCTATTTTCGCCAATTCCGCGACGCCATGAGCCGCGATTGCCTGAAAACGTTGCCCTCCCAAGGGCTTCGGGCGCAGAATTCGTAGCAAATTGTGAGATTCGTATGTGCACCGATACTCGGTGCGCTCACCCATCCAGACATGAAAATGCTCCGAACCCCTGCCCGCCAGCGCACGCCTCTATTCGCCACGTTGGCTGCCCTTGCGGTCATCAGCGGCGGCTCGACGGCGTGGGCGCAAAACTACCCTGTCACGCCGCAGCAGCGCGCCACGGCCCAGCAAACGGCCCAGAACGGCGTGCCGCTGAGCGAGCTGGCGCCCAACGCGCCGGACGAATACACGGTCAGGCCCGGCGACACGCTCTGGGGCATCTCGCGCCTGTTCCTGCTGCGCCCGTGGCGCTGGCCGGAGCTCTGGGGCATGAACATCAGCGAGATCGCCAACCCGCACCGCATCTACCCGGGCCAGGTGCTTTACCTGGACAAGAGCGGCGGCCGCGCCCGCCTCACCCTGCGCCGCGGCATGGGCGGCAGTGCCGACGGCGGCACCATCAAGCTGTCGCCGCGCACGCGCTTCGACTCGCTGGCCGGCATGGCGCTGCCCACGCTCAACCCGAGCGTCATCGAGCCTTTCCTCAGCGAGCCGATCGTGGTGGACGCCGACACACTGCAAGCGGCGCCGCGCATCGTCGCGGGCAACGACAGCCGCGTGCTGCTGTCGCGCGGCGACCGCGCCTATGCGCGCGGCAATGCCGATACGCCGCTGCTCGAGGCCCCGGGCCCGCTGCAGAATTTCCGGGTGTTCCGCACCGCCACGCCGCTGAAGGACCCGGGCACCGGCGAAATCCTCGGCTACGAGGCGCAGTACCTGGGCAAGGCCCAGCTCAAGCGCGGCGAATCGACCACGGTCGAGACCCAGAAGGACAAGGACGTCATCACGGTGGTGCCGGCCAGCCTGGACATCATCGCGGCGCGCGAGGAAATCCGCGCCGGCGACCGCCTGCTGCCTGAACCGCCGCGCCAGTTGCTCAGCTACGTGCCGCGCGCACCGTCCACGCAGGTCGAGGGCCGCATCATTTCGGTCTATGGCAACGCGGTTCAGTTCGCGGCCCAGAACCAGGTGGTGGCCATCAACAGGGGCACCCGCGACGGCATCGACAGCGGCCATGTGCTGGCCATCCTGAAGAATGGCGAAACCATTCTCGACCGGACCGGCGAGCGCAAGGAAACCATCAAGCTGCCGAATGAACGCATCGGCCTGCTGATGGTGTTCCGGACCTTCGAAAAAGTCTCGTACGCGCTGGTGCTCGAAATTACCGACACCCCGCGTGCCGGCGACTTCCTCGTCAATCCCTGACGCTTTTCCCGCTGTCGTTTGGAACGCGCAGAACTCGCAGGCTGGCTGCGGCTTTCACTGACGCCGGGCATCGGCGACGGCGGCGCGCGCCGGCTGCTGGCGGCCTTCGGCCTGCCAGAGAAAATCTTTGCGCAGGGCGCAGCGGCGCTGCGGCAAGTCGTCTCGCCGGCACAGGCCGAGGCCTTGCAGCAGGCACCCCATGGCCTGCAGGCCCAGGTCGACCAGACCTGGCAATGGCTGCAACCCGCCGCCGATGACAGCGCCGCCACCCGCCGCCTGGTGACGCTGGGCGATGCGGGCTATCCCGCGTCGCTGCTCGAGATGGCCGACCCGCCGCTGATGCTCTACGTGCTCGGCGCCGCGGCCTTCGACCTGACGCAGCTCGAACACAGCATAGCCGTGGTGGGCAGCCGCAACCCCACGCCGCAGGGCGCGGCCAATGCCCGCGCCTTCGGGCGGGCACTGGGCGAAGCGGGCTTGCCGGTGGTGTCGGGGCTGGCGCTGGGCGTCGACGGCGCCGCGCACCAGGGCGCGCTCGACGCAGTCGGCCAGACGCCGCGGCTTGCCACCGTGGCGGTGGTGGGAACCGGCCTGGACCGCGTCTATCCCGCGCGGCACCGCGACCTCGCGCACCGCATCATGTCGAACGGCCTGATCGTGAGCGAACTGCCGCTCGGCACGCCCCCGCTCACGCAGAATTTCCCGAAGCGCAACCGCCTGATCGCCGGCCTGGCGCGCGGCACGCTGGTGGTCGAGGCGGCGCTGCAATCGGGCTCGCTCATCACCGCGCGGCTCACCTCGGAACAGGGCAAGGAAGTGTTCGCCATTCCCGGGTCGATCCATTCGCCGCAATCGCGCGGCTGCCATGCACTGATCCGGCAGGGCGCGAAACTGGTCGAGTCGGTGAACGACATCCTCGAAGAGTTGCCTGCCTTGCGCAGCGCGGGCGGCGCGTCTGCGGGTCTTTTCGGGAACGAGGGCGACGGCAACGCGGAGTCCGCCACGCCGGAGAACCCGCTGCTCGAGGCGATCGGCTTCGACCCCGTGAGCCTCGATGCACTGAGCGCGCGCACCGGCTGGAGCGCCGCGGCGCTGCAGGCCAAGATGCTCGAACTCGAGCTCGACGGCCATGTCGCGCGGCTGCCCGGCGGCCTGTTTCAAAGAGCGGCGGCGGCGTAGGCACTCGCAGCGAATTGCACGCACAGCGTGCGAAGCCGGTGGACGGGCGACCCGCTTCGGCTATATTGGGCCCATGTTCGAAGTGCTCGTGTTTGTCTACGAAAACTATTGGCGCGGCGATGCCTGTCCCGAACCCGAACAACTGGGCCGCAAGCTCAGCGCACACGGCTTCGAGGCGGAGGAAATCCGCGATGCACTGCAATGGCTCGACGGGCTGAGCCTGGCGACCCAGGGCCTGCAGTTCGAGCGAAGTCCCACGGATGCGGCGGTGGCCACGGTCACGCTGCAGGGCGCGCCGGAGCCGGCGCTGCCGCAATCGGCCAATGCCATGCGGGTCTATTCGCAGGCCGAGCAGGAGCACCTGGGCGCCGACTGCCTCGGCTTCATCCGCTTTCTCGAGTCGTCGGACGTGCTGTCCTGCGGCTTGCGCGAGGTCGTCATCGAACGCGCCATGGCGGCGCCGGGCGACCCGGTCGCGCTGGACGAGCTCAAGATCATCGTGTTGATGGTTCACTGGAGCACGGGCATCGAGCCCGACGCGCTGGTGCTCGATGAACTCTGCGAAAGCCGCGAGGGCCGCCTGGCCCATTAGCCTGGCTGGCCGGACAGGCTAGTTCAGCAGCCGCTCCGGATTCGCATCGAGCTTGGCCAGCGCCTCGCGCGTGGCGCGCACGGTCAAGGTCTCTTCCTCGGCGGGCACCAGCAGGCCGGCCTGAAGGTAGTTGGCCAGCCGGCCGACCTGGATTAGGAAGCTGCGGCCGTCGGCGGTTGCAAACAGGTGCAGCTGCTTGCGGTCGCTGCGCCAGACGAACTGCACCTGGCTCACGCGCTCGTTGTGGTCGAGCATGAACCAGTTGCCCACTTCCAGTTCGTGGGCCCAGGCCAGCATGTCCTCGGCCGGGGCGCCGCCGGCGATATCGGCCACGACCTCGATCGAGGCCGCATCCACGCCCAGCAGCAGTTCGATGCTGTTCGCGTCGAGCGGCAGGCTGGAGGCACTGCCGTCGTCGCTGACGAAATCTTCCAGGTGCGCCAGGTGCGCGGCCATGGCTTCGATCTTGGCTGCCGGAATGGCTTCGGTCTTGGACAGGAAGGCATCGGACAAGGTCGCGCCGATGGTCTTGATGTGGGCCTCCTGCGGTTCGTCGATGACACCGAGCAGGTTCATGCCCAGGCGCAGGCGCTGCAACAGCTGCGGCAGGTCCTGGATCACGCGCGTGCGGTCCGCGCGGTTGGGCTTTGCGCTCGCGGCCCACACCAGTTCGGACGCCACGCGCTTGAGCATGACGGTCTGCTCGCCCTGCGCGCCGTAGCGCAAGGCGGCAATCGCCAGCACCTCGGCCCAGACCTTGAACAGGAACTCGCGGATCTCGTCGCGCACCGGCATGTCGTTGAGCATCTTGCGCAGCTCGATGGTGTACTGGATCGCCATCGTCTCCTTTTGCTCGACCTGCTGCGCCACGCTCATGACGCGCTGGGTGGCGTCGCTCTGCGTGAGATAGCGGTTCAGGAACGCGACGAACTCGTCGAACACCAGCTTGAACACGCGCTGCCCGGTTTCCGGGTATTGCTCGATCACCTGCACCACGCGCCGGATCTCGCCCTCGAGCGCACTGCCCGAGATCGCCGCCGCATCGAAACCCATCACGCAGGAGCCCATGCGGTCGATCAGCATGCGCGCGGGGTGCTGCAGCGTGCCGAAGAATTCGGGTTCGGCGATGGCCACCCGCAGCACGGGCATCTGCAGCCGCGCAAACCAGACGCGCGCCGAAAACGGAATGCGCTCCTCGGCAAGGATGGCCTGGAACATGAGCGCCACGATCTCGACCGTGGCCTTGTCGGCGGTGGTGGGCGCCCTTTTCTTAAGCTCGGCGCTGCGCCGCCGCAGGTCGACCGATGCCTGCTGGATGATGGTGGCCTGCTCTTCGGAGCCCTCCATGTACTGCGTGGCGGCCATCCGGTAGGCAGCCTCGGCCTCGGCGATGACGTTGGCAAAGGTCTTGGACGCGGCACGGGAAGTGGCGCCGCCGGCACCGGCATCCTGCACCCGGCCGTCCAGTCCTGTCGTCGTTGGCGAGGAGGAGACGTTGGAGAGGTCCGCGCCGATGCGGGCCGCAACGAAGCGCTTCAGGCTCAGGAGCGCGGTCTGCGCGCGCTGGCGCGCCACCAGGAGCGGCGAGCCGCCGGTGGTCGCGGCGGGCCCGGTAGCGCCGGAAGCCCGCGGCTGCGAGGGCGCCTCGAAGGCTTGCCGCTGCACGGCGCCGGTGGTGTTCACCGACGCCGGGACCGTCGACGGTCCGCTGCCTGAAGCGCCGGTTCGCCGGACGAAGCTCTTGAGATCGATCTCCGGCATCACGTCCCTGGAAATCAGGAAGGCGTTGGCATCTTCGTAGGCTTTGACGATCACGCCCACGAGCAGCTGCTGAACGGTGTCCTGCACGCGCGCCCAGAGCGTGCGGCTCAGGCCGGCCGCCAGCCACTGGTCGACCAGCAGCTTGGCCAGCGTTTCGGGCCGGAGCACGTCATGGGCGTCCAGTTCGCTGGAGCCCTCCAGATGCTGGATGCGCAGCCGCAGGTCGCTGAGCTCGAAGCTGGCCTTGTCGTGGATCACCTGTGCCAGCCGCGACGAAAGAATGCTGCTTTCCATCGCGTCGTCGTCGATGAGCTCCAGCCGCAGCTTGGCGTTCGACGACATGCCCGCCGTGGTGGACACGGTGTCGATCGATTTGCGCCAGCCGGTCTGCGCGAGCGCCACCCAATGCGAAGCCTGGCCCTGGAAAGCGACGAAGTCGTCGCGGCTCTCCTGCATGGCGCGGGCATTGCTCATTTCCGAAGCCTGTTGCGTCAGGCGGTCCCGGATGGCTTGTGCCAGCGGGGCGATCACGCCCCCGGTTGCCAGGACGAAACGCTCGCGCGTCTCGCGTGCGAGCTGCAGGGAAGAGGCGGACCGCGCAATGCTCATTGAAGGATCGGGAAGACCTGGGGGGCTCTGTGGGTTGGCAATGACCGAGAGCTTGCATCGGGAAACGCAACCGCACAAGTGTGCATTACCTTCGGCATTCTCGCTGGTCCCCGCCGCGCTCTTCTGCGATCCCCGGCTTCAGACCACCGCGCCCGCGTTCGGGTCGTCCGGACCGCCGTCGCGCTTGACCGGGCCCTTGACCAGATCCTCGCGCTTGACGCCCAGCCACATCGCGATGGCCGCCGCCACGAAGGCCGACGAGTAGATGCCGAAGCAGATGCCGATGGTCAGTGCGAGCGCGAAGTAGTGCAGCGTCGGACCGCCGAAGAAGAACATCGAGAGCACCACCAGCTGGGTGGATCCGTGCGTGATGATGGTCCGGCTGATGGTCGAGGTGATGGCGTTGTCGATGATTTCGACGGTGTTCATCTTGCGGTATCGGCGGAAATTCTCGCGCACCCGGTCGAAGATCACGACCGACTCGTTGACCGAATAGCCCAGCACCGCCAGCACGGCTGCCAGCACCGCCAGCGAGAACTCCCACTGGAAGAAGGCGAAGAACCCCAGGATGATGATCACGTCGTGCAGGTTGGCCAGCACCGTGGCCACGGCGAACTTCCATTCGAAGCGGAACGCCAGGTAGATCATGATGCCCACCACCACCATGCCCAGCGCCTTGAGGCCGTTGGTGGTGAGCTCGTCGCCCACCTGCGGACCGACCACCTCGATGCCGCGCTGCGTGGCCGACGGGTCGACCGCCTTGAGAGCCTGCATCACTTGCGCGCTCTGCTGGTCGGAGTTCATGCCCTTCTGGGCCGGCAGGCGGATCTGAACGTCGCGCGAAGTGCCGTAGCTCTGCACCTGCACGTCCGGATAGCCGAGCTTGCCGACAGCCTCGCGCACCTTGCCGATGTCGGCGGACTGCTGGTAGGCCACTTCCATCACGGTGCCGCCCGTGAACTCGACCGACAGGTGCAGCCCGCGGTGCAGCAGGAAGAACACCGCCAGCGCGAAGGTGACGAAAGAGATGATGTTCAGCACCAGCGCGTGGCGCATGAACGGGATGGTCTTGTGGATGCGGAAGAATTCCATGGCGCTTGTCCTTGACCTTTACTTGCCTTCGGCCACGGCGGTGCCGTCGGTCTTGGGACGCCAGACCGTGCCGATCGACACCGTCTTGAGCTTTTTCTTCTGGCCGTACCAGAAGTTGACGAGGCCGCGCGAGAAGAACACGGCGGAGAACATCGAGGTGACGATGCCGATGCAGTGCACCACCGCGAAGCCGCGGATCGGCCCGGAGCCGAAGGCCAGCAAGGCGATGCCGGCGATCAGCGTGGTCACGTTGGAGTCCAGGATCGTGCCCCAGGCGCGGTCGTAGCCGGCATGGATGGCGGCCTGCGGCGAGGCGCCGTTGCGCAGTTCTTCGCGCACGCGCTCGTTGATCAGCACGTTGGAGTCGATCGCCACGCCGATGGCCAGCGCCATGGCGGCGATGCCGGGCAGCGTGAGCGTGGCCTGCAGCATCGAGAGAATGGCCACCAGCAGCATCAGGTTGACGGCCAGCGCGATGGACGAGAACAGGCCGAACAGCGCGTAGTAGGCGCACATGAACACCATGATGGCCAGGAAGCCATACATCACGCTCTTGAAGCCCTTCTCGATGTTGTCGGCGCCCAGGCTCGGGCCGATGGTGCGTTCCTGGATGATTTCCATCGGTGCGGCCAGCGAGCCGGCGCGCAGCAGCAGCGCGAGGTCGGCGGCTTCGGCCACATTCATCGAACCCGAGATCTGGAAGCGGTTGCCGAGCTCGCCGTTGATCGACGGGGCCGTGAGCACTTCGCCCTTGCCCTTCTCGAAGATCAGCATGGCCATGCGCTTCTTGAAGTTCTCGCGGCTCACGTCGCGCATGATGCGGCCGCCCTTGGCGTCCATGGTCAAGTCGACCTTGGGCTGGTTGCTCTGCTGGTCGAAGCCGGGCTGCGCATCGGTGAGGTTCTCGCCGGTGACCAGCACCTGCTTCTTCACGATCACCGGGCGGCCGTTGCGCTCGAGGAATTTCTCCGAGCCGAAGGGCACCGGCCCGCCGCTCAGTTCGGCCGCGCGGCCTTCGGGGCTTTCGTCCACCAGGCGCATTTCGAGCGTGGCGGTGCGCCCGAGGATGTCCTTGGCCTTGGCGGTGTCCTGCACGCCGGGCAGCTGCACCACGATGCGGTCGAGTCCCTGCTGCTGGATCACCGGCTCGGCCACGCCGAGTTCGTTGATCCGGTTGTGCAGGGTGGTGATGTTCTGCTTCAGGGCCGCGTCCTGCAGCCGGCGCGCGGCCTCGGGCTTGATGGTGGCCGTGAGGCGCCAGAGGTTGCCTTCCTGGCTGTCGGTGGTGGAGAGATCCGGGAACTGGTCCTGGATCAGCTGCTTGGCCGACTGCAGTGCGGCGGCGTCGCGGAACGACACCTCGATGGCCTGGCCGTTGCGGTTCACCGAGGTGCCGCGGATGCCCTTGTCGCGGAAGGTGGTGCGCAGGTCGCCCGCGAACGATTCCGCCTTCTTGTCGATGGCGCCCTTCATGTCGACCTGCAGCAGGAAGTCGACCCCGCCGCGCAGGTCGAGGCCCAGGTACATCGGGAACGCATGAAGCGCCGTCAGCCACGACGGGGAGCGCGACACCAGGTTCAGCGCCACCACGTACGACGGGTCCGCCGGATCGGGCACCAGCGCGCGCTGCACCGCATCGCGCGCCTTCAGCTGCTCGTCGGTGCTGGCGAAGCGCGCGCGCAGCGAACCGCCTTCGAGGGTGAACAGGTCGGGCGTGACCCCGGCTGTCTTCAGCGCCTCCTCGACCCGGCTCTGGGTGGCGGCGTCGACCTTGACGGTCGACTTGGCCGCGGAGACCTGCACCGCAGGCGCCTCGCCGAAGAAATTGGGCAGGGAATAGATCAACCCCACAAGCAGCACGATCACGATGATCGCGTACTTCCAGACCGGGTAACGGTTCATGAGAAAGCGCTTTTAGAAACGGGACACCGCGTGACCTGGGGCCTTGCGCCGCGAAGCGCAAGGCCGGCCGCGCCTTGGTTGGTTACTGCTTGACGGCGCCCTTGGGCAGGACCTGGACCACAGCGCTGCGCTGGATCTTGATCTCCACGCCATTGGCGATTTCAAGGCCGAGGTACTGGTCGCCCAGCGAGGTGATCTTGCCGAGGACGCCGCCGGCCGTCGCCACTTCATCGCCCTTGGCCAGCGCTTCGATCATGGCGCGGGCTTCCTTCTGGCGCTTCATCTGCGGACGGATCATGACGAAATACAGCACCACGAACATCAGCACCAGGGGCAGCATGCTGCCCAGCGAGGACAACATGTCGCCACCACCGGAAGCAGCGGGCGCGGTTTGGGCGAAAGCAGAGGAAATGAACAAGAGAGTCTCCAGCAGAGAGAAGAGGAATGTCAGAAGCGCGAGCCGGGCCCGCGGTTCCGCGGCCCCGTGAAAAAGGCCGCGAGCCAGAGCGCGGCGCGGCGTGGGCCACGCACGGCAGCGGGCATTGTATTCGTGGCAAGGCCCTGCCCCGTGCGCTTATCCGGCGCCGGGGACAGGGCTTTCCAGGCAAGCCGGCCGCGGCTGGCTTGCTCTGCTTTGAATAGCAGCCCCGCGAGCGGGCGAGCCGCCAGAGGCCGGGCCGCCCGCGAAACTCAGGCCGCCGAGCGCTGGGCCGGCTGCGGGTTGCGCCACTTGGCGAGCAGTTCGCTCCAGCGGGTGCGGGCCGCCGCCAGGTTGCGCTCCTTCACGTGGCCGTAGCCGCGGATCTGCTCGGGCAGGCTCGCAATTTCGAGCGCCAGGGCGTGGTTGTCGCCGTTCAGGCGCGACACCACCTCCTCGATGGCTGCCCGGTACTCGCCGATCAGTGCGCGCTCGGTCTTGCGCTCGTCGGTGCGCCCGAAGATGTCCAGCGCCGTGCCGCGCAGGCCCTTGAAGCGGGCCAGCAGCCTGAAGCCGGTGAGCATCCAGGGGCCGAACTTCTGCTTCTGCAGCTCGCCCTTGGCGTTCTTCTTCGCGATGAGGGGCGGTGCCAGGTGGTAGTTGAGCTTGAAGTCCTTGCCCATCTGGCCTTCGAACATGCCCTCGACACGGTCCAGGAACGCGCGGTCGGTGTGCAGGCGCGCCACCTCGTACTCGTCCTTGTAGGCCATGAGCTTGAACAGGTAGCGGGCGACGGTTTCTGTGAGCGCGGTCTTGCCCAGCACCGATTCGGCCTGCCGCACCTTGCCCACGAACTGCCGGTATTCGTCGGCATAGGCCGCGTTCTGGTAGCCCGTGAGGAACTCGGCGCGGCGCGCCACCAGGCTCTCGACGCTCTCGCGCTTCTTGAACTCGATCACCTGGCCCGGGCGCACGCGCTTTTGCAGCGCGGCCGGATTCGCGGCCGCCTGGCGGCCCCATGCGAAGGCGGCCTTGTTGTTGTCGATGGCCACGGCATTGAGTTCGATGGCGCGCATCAGCGATTCCAGCGCCAGCGGGATCCAGCCCTTTTGCCAGGCAAAGCCGAGCAGCATCGGATTGGCGTAGAGGCTGTCGCCCATCAGCGTGGTGGCGGCGGCATCGGCGTCGAAGGTGCCGAGCGCTTCCGGGCCGACGACCCGCGCGATCTGGTTCGCGCAGTCGTCCTGCGGATTGACCCAGTTGGCGTTGCGCACGAAGGCGGCCGTGGGCGTGCTGTGGGTATTGAGCGCCACGTGCGTGCGGCCTTCGCGCATGCGCGCCAGGGTTTCCGCGTTGACGGCCACCAGCGGATCGGCCGCCAGGATCAGGTCGGCCGCGGCGGTGCCCACGCGGGTGGTGCGGATCGCGTCCTGGGAGGCGCCGATGAGCGCATGGCTCCAGGTGGCGCCGCCCTTCTGCGCGAGCCCGGCGGCGTCTTGCGTGACGATGCCCTTGCCCTCGATGTGCGCCGCCATGCCCAGCAGCTGGCCGATGGTGATGACGCCCGTGCCGCCGACGCCGGCGACCACGATGCCCCAGACCTGGTCTTCGGCCAGCGCCGGCACGACCGGGTCGGCCAGCGGACCGAGTTCGAACGGCGAATCGGCCTTGTTCCTGGACTTTTTCTTGAGCTGGCCGCCTTCGACCGTGACGAAGCTGGGGCAGAAGCCCTTGAGGCAGCTCATGTCCTTGTTGCAGCTGCTCTGGTTGATGGTGCGCTTGCGGCCGAACTCGGTCTCGAGCGGCTCCACCGACAGGCAGTTGCTCTTCACGCTGCAGTCGCCGCAGCCTTCGCAGACCAGGTCGTTGATGACCACGCGCTTGGCGGGATCGACGGCCGTGCCCCGCTTGCGGCGGCGGCGCTTCTCGGTGGCGCAGGTCTGGTCGTAGATGATGGCCGTGGTGCCGGCGATCTCGCGGAACTCGCGCTGGATCTCGTCGAGCAGGTCGCGATGCTTCACCGCCACATGGTCGCCGGGGATGGTCACGCCTTCGTATTTCTCGGGCTCGTCGGTCACGATGACGACCTTCTTCGCGCCTTCGGCATGCAGGCTCTCGGCAATCTGCAGCACCGAGTGGCCCTCGGGCCGCTCGCCGACCTGCTGGCCACCGGTCATGGCGACGGCGTCGTTGTAGAGGATCTTGTAGGTGATGTTCACGCCCGCGGCAATGCTCTGCCGGATGGCGAGCAGCCCGCTGTGGAAGTAGGTGCCGTCGCCCAGGTTCGCAAAGATGTGCTGGTCGGTGGTGAAAGGCTGCTGGCCGACCCATGGCACGCCCTCGCCGCCCATCTGCGTGAAGCCGATGGTGGAGCGGTCCATCCAGGTCGCCATGAAGTGGCAGCCGATGCCGCCCATGGCACGCGAGCCTTCGGGCACCACGGTGCTGGTGTTGTGCGGGCAGCCCGAGCAGAACCAGGGCTGGCGGTCGGCGCCCTGCACGCCACCCACCTTGAGCACTTCCATCGAGCGCTCCTTGGCTTCGAGGATGGCGATCTGCGCATCGATGCGCGCATGCATGTCGGCGCCGGCCTGGTCCAGGATGCCGAGCTTGCGCAGGCGCTGCGCAATGGCCTTGGCGATGAGCGCCGGGTTCAGGTCGGCGTTGGCGCGCAGCAGCGTGTTGGCCGTGGGGTTGGGCATGGCCCATTCGCCGCCAGAGAAATCGCCGTCGAGCTCGTTGAACTTGCCCAGAACGTTGGGCCGCACGTCGGCGCGCCAGTTGTAGAGCTCTTCCTTCAGCTGGTATTCGATGACCTGCCGCTTTTCTTCCACCACCAGGATCTCTTGCAGGCCGGTGGCGAAGTCGCGCGTGAGCTGCGCCTCCAGCGGCCACACCACGCCCACCTTGTGCAGCCGGATGCCCAGTTGGCGGCAGGTGGCGTCGTCCAGGCCCAGGTCGATCAGGGCCTGGCGCGTGTCGTTGTAGGCCTTGCCGCTGGCCATGATGCCGAAGCGGTCGTTCGGGCCTTCGATCACGTTGTGGTTGAGCCGGTTGGCGCGGATGTAGGCCAGCGCGGCATACCACTTGTAGTGCATGAGCCGCGCCTCCTGCTCGAGCGCGTGGTCCGGCCAGCGGATGTGCAGGCCGCCGGGCGGCATCTGGAAATCGGTGGGAATGACGATCTCGACACGGTCCGGGTCGATCATCGCCGTGGCGCTCGACTCGACGATTTCCTGGATCGTCTTCATGCCCGACCACACGCCCGAGAAGCGGCTCATGGCGAAGGCGTGGATGCCCAGGTCCAGGATCTCCTGCACGTTCGTCGGAAAGAACACCGGCGTGCCGCAGGCCTTGAAGATGTGGTCGCTCTGGTGCGCCGCCGTGCTGCTCTTGGAGATGTGGTCGTCGCCCGCCACCGCGATCACGCCGCCCCATTCGGTCGTGCCGGCCATGTTGGCGTGCTTGAAGACGTCGGAGCAGCGGTCCACGCCCGGGCCCTTGCCATACCAGATGCCGAAGACGCCGTCGAACTTGTTGGTGCCCGCGGGCGAGAAGCCCAGCTGCTGCGTGCCCCATAGCGCCGTGGCGGCCAGCTCTTCGTTCACGCCCGGCTGGAAGACGATGTTCTGTTCCTTCAGGAACTTGCTGGCCTTCCACAGCGCCTGGTCGTAGCCGCCAAGCGGCGAGCCC
The Variovorax sp. OAS795 genome window above contains:
- a CDS encoding indolepyruvate ferredoxin oxidoreductase family protein; the encoded protein is MNAPLPEHIRKALETVTLDDKYSLDYGRAFMSGVQALVKLPMLQRLRDKQAGKNTAGFISGYRGSPLGGYDQALWKASKFLKEQNIVFQPGVNEELAATALWGTQQLGFSPAGTNKFDGVFGIWYGKGPGVDRCSDVFKHANMAGTTEWGGVIAVAGDDHISKSSTAAHQSDHIFKACGTPVFFPTNVQEILDLGIHAFAMSRFSGVWSGMKTIQEIVESSATAMIDPDRVEIVIPTDFQMPPGGLHIRWPDHALEQEARLMHYKWYAALAYIRANRLNHNVIEGPNDRFGIMASGKAYNDTRQALIDLGLDDATCRQLGIRLHKVGVVWPLEAQLTRDFATGLQEILVVEEKRQVIEYQLKEELYNWRADVRPNVLGKFNELDGDFSGGEWAMPNPTANTLLRANADLNPALIAKAIAQRLRKLGILDQAGADMHARIDAQIAILEAKERSMEVLKVGGVQGADRQPWFCSGCPHNTSTVVPEGSRAMGGIGCHFMATWMDRSTIGFTQMGGEGVPWVGQQPFTTDQHIFANLGDGTYFHSGLLAIRQSIAAGVNITYKILYNDAVAMTGGQQVGERPEGHSVLQIAESLHAEGAKKVVIVTDEPEKYEGVTIPGDHVAVKHRDLLDEIQREFREIAGTTAIIYDQTCATEKRRRRKRGTAVDPAKRVVINDLVCEGCGDCSVKSNCLSVEPLETEFGRKRTINQSSCNKDMSCLKGFCPSFVTVEGGQLKKKSRNKADSPFELGPLADPVVPALAEDQVWGIVVAGVGGTGVITIGQLLGMAAHIEGKGIVTQDAAGLAQKGGATWSHALIGASQDAIRTTRVGTAAADLILAADPLVAVNAETLARMREGRTHVALNTHSTPTAAFVRNANWVNPQDDCANQIARVVGPEALGTFDADAAATTLMGDSLYANPMLLGFAWQKGWIPLALESLMRAIELNAVAIDNNKAAFAWGRQAAANPAALQKRVRPGQVIEFKKRESVESLVARRAEFLTGYQNAAYADEYRQFVGKVRQAESVLGKTALTETVARYLFKLMAYKDEYEVARLHTDRAFLDRVEGMFEGQMGKDFKLNYHLAPPLIAKKNAKGELQKQKFGPWMLTGFRLLARFKGLRGTALDIFGRTDERKTERALIGEYRAAIEEVVSRLNGDNHALALEIASLPEQIRGYGHVKERNLAAARTRWSELLAKWRNPQPAQRSAA